ATCATATTGTCTATCAACAATATACAATCCAATTGCCCAATAAATAATCCTCTGAAAGTTCCGGGTAAGGAGGCAATTCCAAAGATTAAAGATACGCCAAATTAACAAACCTCGAAACGACTCACCTTTGCGCCCTTTGCGCTAATTCTCTGCGAACTTTGCGCGAATAAAAATCGGAGCGAAAGCCCCCTCTCCGTAGCCCCCGCCCTTCCCGTCCTCCAGTCGTACCTCCTTTCGGCCGGGGCTAGGTTGCTAAGGGGTTAGAAAAAACTTCCGGGTTCCTCCCCCTTATTTTAATTTTGGAAAGGGAATAAATTGGGATTAAATTGTGCTGAATAATTATTGAATATTTTATAATTTGAATACAATGCCCTTTACGGTTTTTGAAAGAATAATGACTAATCATAGAATCATCAAAAGTTATATTTATTGCGTAAAGCAATACAAATCCAGAATGTATACGTAACTGATTGCGTAAACCTGAACGTTGAACTAAACCGCCTGTGGCGGTAGTCTTCCAAACGCTTAATTATTTTTTAGTTCCGAACTTAGTAGTATGTCTAATTTAAAAACATACTATCATGAGCACATTACGGAACAACATGATTCAGCAGATGGAGTTGAAGGGCTTCAGTCCCCTGACCATTAAAGTTTACATTTTCCATCTTCTACAACTGAGCAAACATTTTAACACCTCGCCGGATTTACTTTCTGTGGAACAGATCCGGACGTATTTACATCAGACGGTCGCCGAAAAAATGCAGCAGGTCCTGGATGAACCAGATGGTGAGCGCCCTGAAGATTTTATATTGTGATGTGTTGCGAAGGCAGTGGGACCCACTTGATTTACCCCCGTGCGCCACGGGAGAAAAAACTGCCGGTAATTTTATCGAGAGATGAGGTCAGCAGGATTATTCAGGTGACGGAGAACATAAAACACCGTGCTGTGCTGATGCTCACCTACTCGGCCGGATTGCGATTGCATGAGGTAAAGAGTTTAAAGCTCAGCGATATTGATTCCGCGCGCATGATGGTGCGTGTGGTGCAATCAAAAGGTGACAAAGACCGGTATACAATTTTATCACCCCTAGCATTGAAGATGCTCCGGGAGTATTGGAACCGTTACCGTCCGGGAGTCTGGCTTTTTGAAACGCGTCCCGGAAAAGCCATGGCTGACCGAACAGCACAATTGATTTTTAAACATTCGCTCCAGAAAGCCGGAATAAAAAAGGCGGCCAGCTTTCATACCCTGCGCCATAGTTTTGCCACGCACTTGATGGAACAGGGCGTTTCACTGC
Above is a window of Bacteroidota bacterium DNA encoding:
- a CDS encoding phage integrase N-terminal SAM-like domain-containing protein, translated to MSTLRNNMIQQMELKGFSPLTIKVYIFHLLQLSKHFNTSPDLLSVEQIRTYLHQTVAEKMQQVLDEPDGERPEDFIL
- a CDS encoding tyrosine-type recombinase/integrase, with translation MIYPRAPREKKLPVILSRDEVSRIIQVTENIKHRAVLMLTYSAGLRLHEVKSLKLSDIDSARMMVRVVQSKGDKDRYTILSPLALKMLREYWNRYRPGVWLFETRPGKAMADRTAQLIFKHSLQKAGIKKAASFHTLRHSFATHLMEQGVSLPIIQQLLGHSSLKTTSGYLHVQQYSVDAVKVRSILFRFNPVGHGICSSSCSHCRRSVLFIWRAVQACAQIAGATT